Sequence from the Silvibacterium dinghuense genome:
GCCAATTCACAGATTTACCGCCTTCGATATGCAGGACGAAGCAGAAGAGCTGGTCGCATGACTCCATCCATGCATGTATAAATTCTGTATCGCCTTCGTATGGTCTAGCCATTGTGCCTATCAAGCGTTCTCAACGTCCTGCGTTGCTTTTTTTCGTTTTTCTTCTATCGCTATGTCTGTTTTCGCGGCTTGCTCAAGCCGAAAAAAACGCACGTACGCTATCAAACGTATGGGTTGCCGATGAGGGAAACGGCAAATACAAAAATCCGGTTCTCTATGCCGACTATTCTGATCCGGACGTAATCCGGGTTGGCGAGATGTTCTACCTGGTCGCATCCAGCTTCGATCAGGTGCCCGGCCTGCCGATCCTCGAATCCAGGGACCTGGTGAACTGGCGATTGGTTGCACATGCCCTGCCAGCCTTATCTCCTCTGCAGACCTATCGCACTACCCGCCATGGAAGCGGCGCATGGGCTCCAAGCATCCGCTATCACGCGGGCATGTTCTTCATCTTCTATTCCGATCCAGACTTCGGCATTTACATGACGAAAGCCACGAAAATCACCGGCCCATGGTCACCGCCGAAGTTAATCCGCGCGGCCAAAGGATGGATTGACCCTTGTCCCCTGTGGGATGACGATGGCAAGGCTTATCTCATTCATGGCATGGCGGCCAGCCGTTCCGGAATCAAAAATATTCTGGTGATCGATCGCATGACGCCGGACGCAGAACAGCTGCTCGATGACGGCAGCCTGGTCGTAGATGGGCATCCGAGCGACACCACGCTCGAAGGCCCCAAGCTCTACAAGCATCACGGCTACTACTACATCTTTGCTCCTGCAGGCGGCGTCACTGCGGGCTACCAGCTAGTGCTACGCTCCCGATCCATTTACGGCCCCTACGAACGCAAAGTCGTTCTCGCGCAAGGAAACACTGCCTTCAACGGACCGCATCAAGGCGCATGGGTAACCACGGCAGAACACGAAGACTGGTTTCTCCATTTTCAGGATCGCGGCCCGTACGGACGCGTGGTCCTGCTTGAGCCCATGCACTGGCAGAAAGATGACTGGCCGATCATCGGCGTGAATCAGGATCACCACGGCATTGGGGAACCTGTAGCTGAGTTTCAAAAGCCGCACGTTACAGGATTCCAGCCGCGCGAAACACCGGCCGATTCCGATGAATTCGATGGCTCCCAGATCGGTCCGCAATGGCAGTGGCAGGCAAACCCACAGCCTGGCTGGGCTCTTCCCTCTCCTGCACTCGGCGTACTGCGGTTATTGAACGTCGCAATTGATAGCACTATCGGGGAGCGTCTCTGGACCACTCCTAATCTTCTCTCGCAAAAACTTCCAGGGCCAGTCTTCACCCTGACCACCAGGTTGACCGCGCATAACTTCCAAATCGGCGATCGCAGCGGGCTGGTTCTGCTTGGGCAGGACTATGCATATCTCGCTATACGCAAGACCGAAGCCGGACTCGTTGTTGTGTACGGCACATGCATGGATGCCGAACAGGACGGAGTCGAAAAAGAAACAGTGATCGGCAAACTCGAGTCCGACACCGTCTACTTACACATAGACATGGACGCTGAAGCTCGTGCGACTTTCTCCTTCAGTACAGACGGCCAAAGCTTTCAACCTGCCGGTTCCGGTTTCAAGGCTCGGGAGGGCGTTTGGATCGGGGCAAAGCTGGGGCTCTTTGCACAAAGCCGCATTATGAATCGAGAGAATGGTTACGTAGACGTAGACTGGTTTCGCTTCGCCAAGCCTGCTGACAGGGGAAACGGATCGTAGCAACTCCGATCTTCATCACAACAAACGCACAATCCTGGCTCAACGCAGTTTGCGCAGTGCCTTTACCACTTTTTCGGGATCCCATCCATCGCTACCCGCAAGCAGATGGCCAGGATTCAGCTTCTTCCTCTCCGCCCTGGTTAAAACCGGGCTATCCACGATACGATGCCCTCCATTCACACCAGGGCCATGCGAGTCGTATTCGCGATAGGTGCTGGTCATAAGCCGGTCATTCCAATCCGACCAGCCTTCTGCCATGATCGTCTGTTCGATATCTGTCTCGTAAAAAGTAACGGTGGCATAGGGACGCCATGGCCTGCCAAGAGCCACCTTGCCTACTGTGTTCTCTCCCGTAATGCGGCAATGAAGAAAGGTATAACCGGAGTCTTCCATCGGAGAATGTCTGCTCTGCGCAGTAATCATCACATTCGGTGCAGCACGCGAATGAAGTTCACAATGATCGAAGACGGCCTTTGCATCTCCAAAGATGTAGTCCACATGTCCTTCAATAAAGCAGTTCGAGAAATACTGTCTCGAAGCCGCACAGGCCTCTTCCGACGACGCATCTCGGCAGGTCCTGCTGTTCGCATAGAGTGTGTCCTGGGCTCCTAGCAGCCACACATGATCCAGCACCGCGCGATCCGAGCTCATCATGAGTGCCACGGCCTGCGAAGCGTATTCCTTCGAGCGTTGGTGCTCGTTCTCCCAGGTGTTTTCGATCGTCAGGTTTTCCGCTTGAAAGCCATCAGCATCCACCAAGATACTGCCAGATCTGGAAGTGCTTCCCACTGTTTTTGCCGAATCATCCCAACTCAGGACAGTGTCTTCGGGCGATGCCCCTGTTCCAATCAGCGCGATATGCGGCTTATGGATCGTGATCTTCTCGCGGTAACGGCCAGGCGCAATCCTGATGATGGCGCCTTCGAGCGGAGCGTGATCGATAGCCGCCTGCACCGTGTGAAACTCCGCGTCGCCCCCTGGAGCCACCGAAAAGCGGACACGATGATCTGCTGCGAATCCGGCTAGAGGCAACAGCAGCAGTAGCAACCACGCAAGCATAAAAACTCGTATGCAGCGCAACTCCAAACCATCACAGTTTCGATTCATTGTGCGTGGCCCTTTGGAGATGCATCCTGATGCTCCGGCTCGTCCACTCTATTATGAGGGCTGGATTCCACCTCCGGACGAATCACATCATCCGTAACCATACGGATAGAAGCTCTCCCCTATCCGTACTCGGCTATGGGTTCTTATTTGAGCAAAGCCTCTAATCAGCGAATTGCAAATTCGCTCCGAAGCGGAGTATCAGCAGACGATGCCCCTGCTGCAACGCGATAGGTGCCCGGAAGTAGCGTCCAGTCGCCCTTCTGTTCGTTGAAAACCTTGAGCACGCGCGAATCGATAGCTACCGTAACAGTTTTCGACTCGCCCGGGATAAGCTCCACACGCTGCCAGCCTGCAAGCCGCTGGAATGGCTCACCTGCTACATCCGGAATGGTGACGTAAACCTGTGCGATCTCCGTACCTGCGCGGCTACCTGTATTCTTCACCGAGAAGATCGCCGTACGCTCCTTGCCTTCGCC
This genomic interval carries:
- a CDS encoding pectinesterase family protein, with product MLAWLLLLLLPLAGFAADHRVRFSVAPGGDAEFHTVQAAIDHAPLEGAIIRIAPGRYREKITIHKPHIALIGTGASPEDTVLSWDDSAKTVGSTSRSGSILVDADGFQAENLTIENTWENEHQRSKEYASQAVALMMSSDRAVLDHVWLLGAQDTLYANSRTCRDASSEEACAASRQYFSNCFIEGHVDYIFGDAKAVFDHCELHSRAAPNVMITAQSRHSPMEDSGYTFLHCRITGENTVGKVALGRPWRPYATVTFYETDIEQTIMAEGWSDWNDRLMTSTYREYDSHGPGVNGGHRIVDSPVLTRAERKKLNPGHLLAGSDGWDPEKVVKALRKLR
- a CDS encoding glycoside hydrolase 43 family protein; translation: MPIKRSQRPALLFFVFLLSLCLFSRLAQAEKNARTLSNVWVADEGNGKYKNPVLYADYSDPDVIRVGEMFYLVASSFDQVPGLPILESRDLVNWRLVAHALPALSPLQTYRTTRHGSGAWAPSIRYHAGMFFIFYSDPDFGIYMTKATKITGPWSPPKLIRAAKGWIDPCPLWDDDGKAYLIHGMAASRSGIKNILVIDRMTPDAEQLLDDGSLVVDGHPSDTTLEGPKLYKHHGYYYIFAPAGGVTAGYQLVLRSRSIYGPYERKVVLAQGNTAFNGPHQGAWVTTAEHEDWFLHFQDRGPYGRVVLLEPMHWQKDDWPIIGVNQDHHGIGEPVAEFQKPHVTGFQPRETPADSDEFDGSQIGPQWQWQANPQPGWALPSPALGVLRLLNVAIDSTIGERLWTTPNLLSQKLPGPVFTLTTRLTAHNFQIGDRSGLVLLGQDYAYLAIRKTEAGLVVVYGTCMDAEQDGVEKETVIGKLESDTVYLHIDMDAEARATFSFSTDGQSFQPAGSGFKAREGVWIGAKLGLFAQSRIMNRENGYVDVDWFRFAKPADRGNGS